The following proteins are encoded in a genomic region of Leptolyngbya sp. SIO1E4:
- the mobC gene encoding plasmid mobilization relaxosome protein MobC yields the protein MPRRRRSTTGEVANKAITIRLTPSEHEQVQAKLGALSMSDYFRHAGLGQKIAQVRRRTRPVPQVNIETYVELGHIGRNINQMAKACNTSIKLGYGCNIDPPVLSNLTEQIDALRMALIGVDPEATDEEDAVDWEAGEGAFL from the coding sequence ATGCCGCGCAGACGCCGCTCGACGACTGGCGAAGTCGCCAACAAAGCGATCACGATTCGGCTCACGCCATCCGAGCATGAGCAAGTGCAAGCCAAGCTTGGTGCGCTCAGCATGAGTGATTACTTTAGACATGCTGGCCTGGGCCAAAAGATTGCGCAGGTGCGTCGTCGAACTCGTCCTGTGCCGCAGGTAAACATCGAGACCTATGTTGAGCTGGGCCACATTGGTCGCAACATCAATCAGATGGCCAAAGCGTGCAATACATCTATCAAGTTGGGGTATGGCTGCAACATCGACCCCCCAGTTTTGAGCAACCTGACGGAGCAAATCGACGCCTTACGGATGGCGCTGATTGGAGTAGACCCGGAAGCAACGGACGAGGAGGACGCCGTTGATTGGGAAGCAGGTGAAGGGGCGTTCCTTTAG